From the Neobacillus sp. PS3-34 genome, the window GGTAAAAGTCATCATCACTCAGAGAGTAAACATGAAAGTAAAAAAAGAGGAAAAACCCTTTTGGCAAAGTGTTTTTGTTTCTACAAGCCACTGCTCCAGCGGCTGCACTCTTGGTGATAGCGTTGGAGTACCTATCGTGTTTTTCACAGGAATGACGATTCTTGGATCCACTCTATTTGCCCATTATACAGTTGAGTTTATTTTGGCTTATATTTTCGGCATATTCTTTCAGATGTTTTCAATTGTACCAATGAGTCGGAAAATGGGGAAAAAAATGAGTTGGGGAGAAGGATTTTGGAGTGCCATTAAAGCAGATACTCTTTCCCTCATCGCTTTTGAAATAGGAATGTT encodes:
- a CDS encoding DUF4396 domain-containing protein; this encodes MKVKKEEKPFWQSVFVSTSHCSSGCTLGDSVGVPIVFFTGMTILGSTLFAHYTVEFILAYIFGIFFQMFSIVPMSRKMGKKMSWGEGFWSAIKADTLSLIAFEIGMFGWMAIVNFFIFKKPPEPNTMTFWFMMQIAMILGALTSFPANWFLVKKGIKHAM